In Haladaptatus cibarius D43, the sequence CTGCGATTTGGAGAAGTGGCGGGCAGCATGGGCACTGCGGCCGACACGGACGATACAGACGACACGGACGATGCAGACGACCCGAACGATGCAGACGACCCGAACGAGTTCGAAATCGTCCCGCTCCCCGACGATTTGCTCGACAGTGCGACGGGAATCGACCGCGAGGAGACGCGGGATGCGGTTGCGAAGCACGCAATCGCGTTCGAAACCGAACAAGGGGGGACGCGAGTTTCGGGGCGGGCGGCAGTTCGCGGGCCGGACGATTACGACGCCATTATCGACGCGCTGGCGGCGCTTCTCGACCGAAAGTACGACGAAGTCGAACGAACGCCGGACGAAATCGTGGTACGAGAAACCGGCTTCGACCCCGAAAAAGCCCGGAAACTGGGTGTTTCGGAGGGACCGAAGTTCGGAAAACTCTCGGCGGGAACCGCGGTAACGGTCGCAGAAAGGACGATTCCGCCGGAGGCCGTGCGAACCGAACGCACACATCGCTTTTCCATATAATTTTTGAACGTTTCGCGTGGTAAATCGGTGGTTCACATAAGTATTATTCTATAGGTGGTGTGCGAACGTGCGTCAGACGTGCGTCATCCAGAGGGGAAAGATAATTAATCTGCGTTGGTAAACCAAACCTCAAGGATGGACTCCATTGTCGAAGACGCCATTGAGGAGGCAGAAGGGGAGCAACAAAACGCCTCCCAGACGCAAATCGGTGGTGCCAGAAACGAGGCCGCCCCGTCGGGTACGACCCCATCGGGCACGATGACCGACGACCAACTAGAAGACGTACTCAAAGACCTCCAGACGAACATTACCGTCGTCGGCTGTGGCGGCGGCGGAGGAAACACGGTCAACCGAATGGCCGAAGAAGGAATCCACGGCGCGTCGCTGGTCGCCGCGAACACCGACGTTCAGCATCTCGTGGAAATCGAAGCGGATACCAAAATCCTGATGGGCGAGCAAAAGACCAGCGGACGCGGCGCGGGGTCGCTTCCGCAGGTCGGCGAGGAAGCCGCGCTCGAAAGTCAGGAGGATATTTACGACGCGATTCAGGGGTCGGACATGGTGTTCGTCACCGCCGGACTCGGCGGCGGGACGGGAACCGGTAGCGCCCCGGTCGTCGCAAAGGCCGCGCGCGAGGCTGGCGCGCTCACCATCGCCATCGTCACGACGCCGTTCACGGCGGAGGGCGAAGTCCGACGCACGAACGCCGAGGCCGGACTGGAACGACTGCGCGACGTGAGCGACACGGTCATCGTCGTCCCGAACGACCGACTGCTCGACTCCGTGGGCAAACTGCCCGTCAAGCAGGCGTTTAAGGTCGCCGACGAAGTGCTCATGCGCTCGGTGAAGGGAATCACGGAACTCATCACCAAACCCGGACTGGTCAATCTGGACTTCGCCGACGTTCGTACCGTCATGGAAAAAGGCGGCGTGGCAATGATTGGACTGGGCGAGAGCGATTCGGATTCGAAGGCACAGGATTCGGTCAAAAGTGCCCTGCGCTCGCCGCTCCTCGACGTGGACATCAGCGGCGCGAAATCCGCGCTGGTCAACGTCACGGGTGGCAACGACATGTCCATTGAAGAGGCAGAAGGCGTGGTCGAACAGATTTACGACCGCATCGACCCCGACGCCCGCATCATCTGGGGAACCTCCATCGACGAGAGTCTGGAGGGCACTATGCGCACCATGATTGTCGTCACCGGCGTCCAGTCGCCGCAAATCTACGGTCGCAGCGACGAAGAGCAGGCGCAGGCCACAAGTCGAACCGAAGACATCGACTACGTCGAGTAGTTCGCTGGCTGATAAATCAGAGCGATTTTTGCGAGAGTTTTCAGCATTTTGACCGTGACCGGTAAAGGGATAATCAGCTTATCTATTGACTGCAATCAAAATGCCGTAGAGTACAAATCCATCACCGAGGACAGCACCACTAATCCATCTGTTTGCGGTGTTCGAACTCACGACGCCAATACCGAGGATGCAAAGCCCACAGAGCGCCCAGAACAGCCCTCTCCAGTAGCGATTCAAGTCGGTAAACCATGGAGATAGTCGCGGCGCGAGTAGACTCACAACACCAATTGCAATCAGTGCGATACTCGACACGACGCCACCAGTGTTGACCGAATCCCCGTGGAATACGAATATCGTCATCGCTACCAGTCCAACAGCGATGTACGAGAGGCCGTCCCACAACCCGCCGAAGTCAGAACGGCCACTCTCGGTCATTAGTCCCTATTGGACACTGCACGGGAAAATATCTGCGAAGATAG encodes:
- the ftsZ gene encoding cell division protein FtsZ encodes the protein MDSIVEDAIEEAEGEQQNASQTQIGGARNEAAPSGTTPSGTMTDDQLEDVLKDLQTNITVVGCGGGGGNTVNRMAEEGIHGASLVAANTDVQHLVEIEADTKILMGEQKTSGRGAGSLPQVGEEAALESQEDIYDAIQGSDMVFVTAGLGGGTGTGSAPVVAKAAREAGALTIAIVTTPFTAEGEVRRTNAEAGLERLRDVSDTVIVVPNDRLLDSVGKLPVKQAFKVADEVLMRSVKGITELITKPGLVNLDFADVRTVMEKGGVAMIGLGESDSDSKAQDSVKSALRSPLLDVDISGAKSALVNVTGGNDMSIEEAEGVVEQIYDRIDPDARIIWGTSIDESLEGTMRTMIVVTGVQSPQIYGRSDEEQAQATSRTEDIDYVE